The stretch of DNA CGCTTACAATCCACTCCATTGCCACGAAGAAGCCTTCTTTGGGAGCTTCAATGTTGTACTGGGTCAGATCAATAGTGTACCACTCACCTCCTTTCGGGGCTGATACTACAATGTTATCGGTCAGGAGGTCCGTGTTGGGTGAGTTGTAATTGCCATCAGCTTTATACAGACGCACACGGAATGGCTCGCGGGGGAAACCATTTTCACCGATGTAGAAGGATACCGAGCGAACGTTGCCCAGGTTTTTGCCTTTATCGTTTTTCACGAAGAAGGCGTACTGACTGCCTGGCATGCCTTGAATCATGCCTTCACCGGGAGTAGTTGACTTAGAGCCCAGGTCAAGGTTTTTGATCTTGGCACTGCTGGTCACTTTAACCTCTTTCAGCGCAATAGCCCGCTTAGGCACTTCAATAATCATGTCCTGCACCTTAATGCCGGGCTTGATGAGCACTGCCTTGCGGAAGTAGCCAAGGGCATTAATAATGAGGGAGTCCTGAGGATTCTTCTCTGGCATGGCCAGCTGGAAATAACCATACTCATTGGTAAGAGCACCCGTTTGTTCTTCCCGTAGGCCTATCGAGGCGAAGGGAATGGGCTCTTTGGACTTTTCGTCCACGATGCGGCCTGATATTTTGTTCTCCTGTGCAAAACCTATGGCTGGGAGAAGCAAGGCCAAGAAGAGAATAGAGAGTACGCGTTGGAGCATATGCAGACAGGTAAGACTATGCCAAAATTACAATCATTTTGGGCACTGCAAGCAATACCTCACAGAATATTTATAGTTGTGCAATTTGTTGGAAGAATAATTATAAGCTTGATAGTTAAGATTTTCGGCCAAACTCCACTAGAGAATTCTGCGCTTTGGCCGAAACCTAAAAGGGTGGTACCTTTGTTTAAAGAGAATCTAAATAATCCCTACCGCCCGTGTCCATCCGTCCCACCAATGCTTCGCCCGCCATGCCCCGTAGCGTGAAAGATTTACGTTTGGGCGAGAGTGGGACTATCTGCTGCCTCAAAGACCCCGAAATGGCGCTCAAGCTCCTGGAGATGGGATGCATACCAGGTACGCAGGTGCGGCTCAACAGCCGGGCTCCACTGGGCTGCCCAATCACCGTGGTAGTAGGCGAGAGTGAGGAGTATACGCTGTCGTTGCGGGTAAGCGAGGCAGCTACTATTGTTTTGAAATAACCAACGCGAATGGCAGGGGTGGAATTTGTTACCGGCCGGGCCGGCGCGGGCGCATCGGCCGCGATACTAGAGGCCGTTGCCCCCCGGCACCCCGGTGCCCTCACCAGAATTGCACTGATTGGAAATCCCAACTCGGGCAAAACCTCCCTGTTTAATCAGCTCACGGGGCTCAACCAGAAGGTTGGCAACTTCCCAGGGGTAACCGTAGACCGTAAAACGGGCGTGAGTCAGCTCACTCCTCAACTCAGGGCCGAGATTATTGACCTACCCGGTACATACTCCCTCTATCCTAAAAGCCTCGACGAGAAGGTTATCACCGACCTGCTCTATGACCGCACCAGCGAGCAGTACCCCGACTTTGTAGTAGTAACGGCCGATGCCAGTAACCTGCGGCGCAATCTGCTGCTATTCACGCAGCTCGCCGACTTGGGCCTGCCGGCGGTACTGGCCCTCAATATGATGGACGTGGCTGCTCAGCACGGCGTTAATATTGATATTACAGCTCTGCAGCAGGAGTTGGGCGTGCCCATCATTCCGATGAATGCCCGCAAAGGCATTGGTATTGCAGCACTTAAGATTGTAATGGCGCAGATGCTCGATGCGCCCGCCACGCATTTCTACGAGATTGAAGATGAATTGCTGCCTATGATTCGGCAGATTCGGTACTACTTCAATCTGCATAACGATTACCTGGCGCTGCACTACGCGCACCAGTACCGCCAAATCAGCTTTCTCTCGCCCGATGACCGGGCGTATATCGGAGAGCTGGTGCAGCAATATGGGTTTGAGGCCACGCCCCGGCAGGCCCAGGAAACTATTGCCCGTTATGCCAGCATCAACGATATCCTACTCAATACGGTATCGGTAACGCGCACTGAGCGCAACG from Hymenobacter taeanensis encodes:
- a CDS encoding carboxypeptidase-like regulatory domain-containing protein, which codes for MLQRVLSILFLALLLPAIGFAQENKISGRIVDEKSKEPIPFASIGLREEQTGALTNEYGYFQLAMPEKNPQDSLIINALGYFRKAVLIKPGIKVQDMIIEVPKRAIALKEVKVTSSAKIKNLDLGSKSTTPGEGMIQGMPGSQYAFFVKNDKGKNLGNVRSVSFYIGENGFPREPFRVRLYKADGNYNSPNTDLLTDNIVVSAPKGGEWYTIDLTQYNIEAPKEGFFVAMEWIVSGDKFYTTNFMDNYTPYGQILRPTFEFKESRTWNYTIGRGWSLITLASNGQRYNAMIRAEVDMIKD
- a CDS encoding FeoA family protein yields the protein MSIRPTNASPAMPRSVKDLRLGESGTICCLKDPEMALKLLEMGCIPGTQVRLNSRAPLGCPITVVVGESEEYTLSLRVSEAATIVLK